CGGGTTACCGCCTGCCATTGCTCCAGCGGGTACGTCTTTATGAACAAGCGTTGCAGCCGATACAATGGCGCCGTCTCCGATTTTCACACCTGGTAAAATGGTCGAATTCGCACCAATCATCACCTGACTGCCAATTTCAACATCGCCTAAACGATATTCTTCAATCAAATATTCATGCGCTAAAATCGTTGTGTTAAAGCCGATAATTGTATTATCACCTACTGAAATGCGCTCAGGGAACATCGAATCAGGCATAACCATTAACGCCAATGAGGTTTGCTTACCAATCTTCATCTTTAAAAAAGTACGATACATCCAATTTTTCATCTTTAAAAATGGTGTAATACGGCCGATTTGAATAACCGTGAAGCACTTCATAATTTTCCAAAACGAAACCGTCTCATATACATTCCATAATGAATTCGCGCCTTGCACGCGGTAACGCTCGGTTCTTCTCATCGCTTATTCCCCTTTCACAATGTTAAGTAAATCACGCATATGATGCAGCATGTAGGTTGGCTCGTAACGGTTTAAATAGTCGACGCCTTTTACTGACCATGCGACACCTGCTGTACGCACACCTGCATTTTTCCCACCTTCAATATCATGCGAATTGTCGCCAATCATGATGGCTTGTTCTTTTGATACGCCTAGCTTTTCAAGTGCCAATAATACCGGTTCTGGATGTGGCTTTACATGCTCGACATCATCCGCGCCGACAATGACTTCAAATAAATGTGTGGCTTTTAATATGTTTAAGCCGCGCGCTAAGCCCTCACTACTTTTTGTCGACACAATGGCTAGCTTGATACCCATTGCATGAAGTTCTTCTAGTGTTTCCAGGACCGCGTCATAGCCCGTTACAAGTGCATCGTGATTTGCCGCGTTCCATTCTTTGTACTTCGCAATCATCGCTTCGGTTTCACCTGGTGTTATTTCGTCAAATGTTTGCTCTAATGACGGACCAATGAATTGTAAGCAGTCTTGTGTCGAATATTTTCCGGGAAATTTTTCGTCAAAAATCTGCATAAATGTTTGAACGATTAACTCATTCGTGTTGAGTAGCGTTCCATCAAAATCAAATAACAGCGCTGTCGTTTTCATTATTTACCTCTTTCTTGTTCATCACTACAGGTTAGGGATGATAAATTTTAATAAATAGAATAGGTCCTTGAAATCGAACCCGTTCTACTACGCTACGGGGAAACGCGTTGAAGCGAGTTGCTTTTGAGCCCGCGTCCATTGTACTGCGTTCTGGGGCAGGCTTTCCGGGCGGCGTGGCTCCAACTAATTTTTGATGCCTCTTACGGCGGCATCAAAAGTGGATTTTCCGCGCACGCTTAATCGCCAAGGAGTCCGCCCCTGCACTCCGCACAACTCTTTTCGTTGAAGCGAATGTGTTGGTCAACTCGCGATAGCGCAAGCGGCTTGATATTGCGCTCTTAACTTAATAAAGAATTCTACCTTCTTTTTTAAAAAACCGTTCGCATCAACTGCAAACGGTCTCCTCACTTATTTCTTTTTGTTTTGCTTTTTCTTTGCTGCTGGTTTTGTTCCAGGATCTTTATCTAAATAACGCACAGCGGGTTTCACATTCATACGGCGGTAGATGATACAAATTAAACCGATCGCAAATCCAAGAATCGACACGACTTGTGCTGAACGTAAATCGCCCACTAAGTATAAGCTGTCGGTACGTAATCCTTCGATGAAGAATCGGCCGAACGAATACCACATTAAATAGAAGAAGAACATTTCCCCGCGGCGCCAATTCCACTTGCGCGCGAACAATAAAATAACAAAGCCAATAATATTCCATAACGACTCATATAAAAATGTTGGATGCACATATGTACCATCTTCTTTAATGTACATTTGCTCGATAATCCAGTTTGGTAAAAATAGATTTTCTAAAAACGTACGACTTACCGGACCACCATAGGCCTCTTGGTTCACAAAGTTGCCCCAACGGCCGATAATTTGCCCGATTAAAATACTTGGTGCGGCAATATCCGCTAAGTGTAAAAAGCTTGTTTTGCGTTTTTTTGTAAATAGATACGCCACAATAAACGCACCAATTAACGCACCATGAATGGCAATCCCACCATTCCAAATTTCAATAATGCGTCCTGGATTCTGACTGTAATAATCCCACTTCATCGTCACGTAATAAATACGCGCACTTAAAATCGAAATCGGTACGGCCCAAATTAATAAATCGGCAATATATTCCGAATCATACCCGTGACGCATGGATTCACGCTGTGCTAAAAAGTAGGCAAGTACAATTCCTAATCCGATTAAAATCCCATACCAGTTCACTGGAATCGGTCCTAAGTGAAAGGCCACTGGGTTAATTGCTAAAACTACTGATGACATAATATTCTCCCTTCAACTCGTTCTCGTTTTAGAACTTAAAAATCATCCATTTCATCGCCTGCAACGAGCATATCATCTAAACGACGCGAAAATTCCTCAGCTGCATTAACACCCATCTTTTTCAGACGATAATTCATCGCAGCTACTTCAATGATTACCGAGACATTTCGACCAGGCTGGATAGGAATTGTCAGCTTCGTCACTTCGGTATCGATAATTTTCATTTTTTCCTCATCTAATCCTAGACGATCATAAAAGCGTTCAGGATCCCAGTTTTCCAGTTCGACGATTAATGTAATCCGTTTAAATGGACGAATCGCACTTGCGCCAAATAACGTCATAATATCAATGATGCCAATACCACGAATTTCAAGCAGGTGCTCCAATAGTGGCGGGGCATTCCCTATTAACATATTTTCGCCCTCTTGACGAATTTCGACGCTATCATCTGCAACAAGACGATGCCCTTTTTTTACAAGTTCTAGTGCCGTTTCACTTTTTCCAACGCCACTTTTCCCCATAATCAGCACACCAATACCGTACACATCTACAAGAACTCCGTGCATCGCTGTTGTTGGTGCTAGCTTACCTTCTAAATAGTTTGTTAAACGGCTGGAAAAACGTGTTGTCGTTTGATTTGAAACAAGAACGGGCACATGATTTTCATTCGATGCCTCAATTAATTCCTGTGGTACTTCCAAGCCACGCGAAATAATAATCGCCGGTGTTTCATCTGAACATAGACGATTCATACGACTAATCTTTTCTTCTTTCGGGAGCATTTCAAAAAATGAAAGCTCGGTTTTGCCTAATAGTTGGACTCGATTGGCTGGGTAATGTGTAAAATAACCGGCCATTTCCAGTCCAGGACGTGAAATATCACTTGTTGAAATATAGCGTCCAATACCTTCTTCTCCGCTCACTAACTCCAGCTGGAATTTTTCCATGACATCTTTTGTAATTACTTGAATCATAAATTTGGTAAGCTCCCATCTTTATTACATCTCATGTGTATTTTAACATGGAAAAAACAATTGCTATAGATTACAGCTCTAATTTTTTGAATTTAAAAACGATGAAGCACATGTGCTCCATCGTTCTCATTTGTAAATTATTTCAATCCTGCTAAATAGCCAGCTGCTGCTTCGGCTTCTGCTCCCTTTAGTAAACCTGGAGGCATGCGATCCTTACCGTTTAAAATAATGTCTAAAATTTCTTCTTCAGAGTACTTAGCCCCTAATTTATCTAGTGCTGGCGCGTTACCACCTTGCAATTGACCACCGTGGCACGTTGCACAAGATTGTTGTACAATTTTTTTTCCGTCTAGCTCTGCTGTTTCTCCAGTTGATGAAGAATCGTCTCCGCCACCACATGCTGCTAAAAATAGTGCTGAACCTAATACAATCGTTGAAAGTAAGCTTTTTTTCATTCAGAAACCCCTCCAAATTGAAACATTTGTCTATCTATTCCATAGTATAACAAATTTATGCTCGTTTGAAACCTTCACCCAACACCTCATAAGCATCTGAAACGATGACAAATGCTTGTGGGTCAACGTCTTTTAGCACTTGTTTCAGCTTTGTGAACTCTGTTTGGTACACAACGACCATCAATACAGGACGATCCTCTCCTGTATAACCACCGATTGCCGGTAGCTTGGTAATCCCGCGGTTTACTTCTTTATAGATGGCATCACGTACTTCAATTTCCTTTTGCGTAATAATATATACCATTTTCGACTGACTAAAACCAAGCTGCACGATATCAATCGTTTTTGTCGTGACATAAAGACCGATTAACGCATACAGCCCTTTTTCTATATCAAAGACAATGGCCGCACTCACGGCGATAATTCCGTCAATTAACAGAACACTTGTCCCGAGCGTAAGCCCCGTGTACTTCGTAATAATTTGTGCTAACAAGTCCGTACCGCCCGTAGAAGCGTTCCCTTTAAACACTAGACCAATACCAAAGCCGACAACGATCCCGCCAAAAATAGCGCCAAGCAGTGGATTTAACGTCCACGGCTCCCAATCACCCGTTAAAATAACGAATAACGGTAGCGCTAATGTACCAACTAAAGACTTCACACCAAATTTTTTACCTAGTACAAATACACCGGCAATAAATAATGGAATATTAAACGCATATTGCACAAGCCCAGCATTCCAGCCAAACATCCCGTGCAAAATCGTACTAATTCCGCTCACACCGCCTGAAGCGACTTGGTTCGGAAATAAAAACACATTAAAGCCAAGTGCAATGACCGCCGCACCAACAATAACAAATATATATTCCTGTATGACATGTTTTACTGAATTACGCGATTGATACGCTGTTTTTCCCATGAAAATCCTCACTTCTTTTCCAAATTCCATTGAATTATAGCAAATTCAAATGAAAAAGAGAACTTCATTACGTTAAAGGAAAAGGAGCTAATTTTGCGCATTTCGCACGAAAATAGCTCCTTATTTAGTCATAAGCATGGCTTCATCGACCCATACCTTTACTTCTTCATACATCGGTAGTACTTTTTCTATTGAAATATTTAATTGCTGCGCTAACGGCTCAATTTGTTGCCAATTGAGATGATGAACTGCCACACTAAATTGTAAATACGGCGTCATGTCCGTTTTGGCTCCACCAATCGTTTCTAAGGTTGTTTCTGATAAGGGAAGCTGAACTAAAACCGCATTCATCGGACTCTTTAATAATACATCTATTAATGAAAACAATCCGACTAAAAAATACTCCGAATAATTCGCTTTACGATTTAAGCGTGCACATTTTTCGCACAGCTTCGCTCTAAATAATGAAGCATACATTAATTCATTGAACACATCACTCTTTTGTTGAATTTCAGACTCATACATCGCTAATAAATAGATCCACTTACGCAATTCTGTTAAACCTAGAAGCAAAATCGCTTGCTTAATTGACCTTATTTTAGCTTTAGGACGCTTCGTCAAATTATTAATAAGCTTTAACAAACGATAGGTTAACGAAATTTCACGCTCAATATTTTCTACAATTAGATTGATGCTCGTTTTGTCATCTTTTAGTAATGAAATGATTTGAAAATATTGAAGTAAATTGGCCGGTATGTCGGTAACTTGTATAATTTGAGGCTTTTGAAAAAAGTACCCTTGAAATAATGAATACCCAGCATGCTTAGCGCTTTCAAATTCCTCGCGCGTTTCCACTTTTTCTGCGAGTAATTTAATATGCGGAAATGTCGATTTCACTTTGTTCTCTACGACACTTCGTTGCTGTTCACTAGATAATAAAAAATCAATTTTTATATAGTCTACCTGCTCGAATAACTCATCATAAATTAGTATCGCTTCATCCATTATGAAATCATCTAAAGCAATTTTGAAGCCTCTTTCCTTTAACTTACGTAATCGCTCGATTAATGGGGGCGTAATCGGAACATTTTCTAATAATTCAACAACCACTTTTGTTGAATCTAAAAAATCGAGCTCATCTTGCATAAGTAAATTTTCTGTGAAATTGATAAAAGAGGGTTTGCCATTTGAAATTTCCTGAATGCCAATTGTTAAAAATGAATGGATTAACACATCAATGGTTGCTTTATCTGAATCCATTTTTGGGAATTGATTGACATGACTATTTCTATATAACAGTTCATACGCTACGATTTCTTCATCGCGATTAAATATAGGTTGCCTGCCGATAAAAACTTCCACGTTACATTACCCCTTCTATATATCGTTGTCTTTTTCTTATCTCTCATTGTACTATAAAATAGATTAACAAAATATAGGAGGTTAACGATGTGAATACTGTAAAATATGAACAAAAAGATTTCATCGCTTATGTTACATTAGATCGTCCTGAAATGTTAAACGCTTTTAATTTTGACATGCTTGAGCAATTACGTAAGGTGATTGAATCCATTCATATCCATCCCGATATTCGTCTTGTAATTATTACAGGAGCCGGCGATAAAGCATTTTCGGTTGGTGCAGATTTAAAGGAACGCAAAACACTTCCGGATTCGCTCGTTCGGCGCAATTTAAATCGATTTGGCGAGGTATTTACGTTAATCGAGCAATTGCCACAGCCTACAATTTGTATGTTAAATGGCTACGCTTTTGGCGGTGGTCTAGAGCTTGCACTTGCTTGCGATTTCCGAATTGCCGCAGATAGCATTACACTTGGCCTAACTGAAACGAGTCTCGGGATTATTCCTGGTGCTGGTGGTACACAACGACTACCGCGCTTAATCGGTGAGGCAAAGGCACTTGAATTGATTTTAACCGCTAAGCGCATGACTGCTGCTGAAGCACTGCAATACGGCGTACTCACAAAAGTGGCACCGCGTGAACAGCTTCAAGAAGTAACTACAGCGTTTGCAGCAGCGATTTTAAAAAATGCCCCCATAGCTATTCAGCAGGCGAAATTCGCTGTAAAGCAAGGCATCAAAACGGATATTCAAACTGGCTTACAAATCGAACGCAAAGCCTATGAGTTAACGATTCCAACAGAAGACCGAATTGAAGCACTAAACGCCTTTGCCGAAAAAAGATCCCCACAATTTAAGGGGAAATAATTTATTATTCTTCTCCTATCAGTAATTTCAATTTCTTATTATTTTCACGAAATAAAAGGGCATCGCTAAACAACATTAGCGATGCCCTTACTTATTATTTTTTACGCGCTTTTAACGCACCGATAATTGCAGGTAATACTGAAATTACAATAATTAAAATTAATACAACTGAGAAGTTATCTTTGATAATTGGAATATTTCCGAAGAAGTAGCCCAGTAACGTACAGCTCATCACCCATAAAAATGCGCCAAGTACGTTGTAAAAAAGGAAGTAACGATAATGCATACGACTTGCCCCTGCAACGAAGGGAATGAACGTACGAATAAATGGCATGAAGCGGGCAATAACGATTGTTTTACCACCATGCTTATTGAAGAAATTTTGGGCAATTTCTAAACGCTCACGATTAATGACGCGACCGATAAAGCTATTTTCCGGAATCGACATCCCTACTTTATGCCCAATATGATAATTGACTGTATCTCCAATTACAGCTGCTACGAAGAACACGATTAATAGTGTATATAAGTTAAATGCGCCTAGAGCAGCAAGTGTACCACTCGCAAATAATAGCGAATCCCCCGGTAAAAACGGCATAATGACTACGCCTGTTTCAACGAATACTATGCTAAATAAAATCCCATATGACCAATTGCCAAACTGTTGGATAATATCAACAAGATGCTCGTCAATGTGTAAAATAAAATCAATTAACCCATAAATGATTGACATCGTTATTCTCTCTTTTCTACTAAATTATTTTTTTATTTTATCATACTATGAAAGTGACCGTTATTTATTTCTACTTAGTAAAGACGCATTCCTTGTTTAATTGTTGCTACAATCAGTCTTTTGCTAATCAAATTTACAAAACTGTAATATTAGAGCGTCATTATGAACAATATGAAAAGGGTACCCACGAATGTGGATACCCAACATTTCTTTTTATAAATACTTGTCAAACCAGCCCGTAATTTGTGCTAAACGCTCTACGCGTAAGCTTGGAATGCCTGTACGTGATAAATTGTGATCACTTTCAGGGAAGCGTACAAATCCTACTTCCTTGCCCATTCGTTTTAACGTAATGTAAAACTGCTCTGCTTGCTCAATTGGACAGCGGAAATCGCGTTCGCTATGTAAAATCAGAAGCGGTGTTTCTACATTGGCAGCGTATTTTAAAGGTGAATGATGCCATAACTTTTCAACATTATTCATGTCGGCAAGCATTTGCCATTCTGCGAAATAATAGCCGATATCTGAAACGCCGTTAAAGCTAATCCAGTTCGAGATTGAGCGTTGTGTAACAGCTGCTTTAAAGCGATTTGTATGACCAACCGCCCAGTTTGTCATAAAGCCACCATAACTACCGCCAGTTAAACCTAAACGCGACTCGTCAATCCAGTCATAGTTGGCTAACGCGTAATCTACGCCGTCCATAATATCTCGGTAGTCTCCACCACCGTAATCACCGCGCACTGCATCGACAAAGCTTTGCGAGTAACCATGACTACCGCGTGGATTTACGTATAATACCCCGTAGCCCTGTGCAGCAAGTAACTGTATTTCATGGAAGAAGGTATTCGCATAAAGTGTATGCGGCCCCCCATGTACTTCGACGATCAATGGGTACTTTCCGCCCTCTACATAGTTTGCCGGCTTCATCATCCAGCCATGAACAGTTAACCCATCCTGTGCCGTATAAACAATTGCTTCAGGTGATGATAAGGTAGTATTCTCTAAAAATGCAGCGTTAAAGTGTGTTAATTGCTTTCGCTCACCTGTTGTAATATCAAAATCAAACAGCTCTCCAGGGAATGTTGGATTCGAGACCGTCATTAATGCGCGGTTACCATTTTTGAAAATCGCGTAGCCGTACACATGCTCCTGCTCTGGTGATGCTGGGTACAGGGCGCCTTCAAGCGTTGCATAATACAAACGCACATCGCCTTCTGTGGATACTTGGAAGTATAAATCATTGTTTTCTGTCCACATTACTGTTGGTGCAGAGGCCGCTTGCTGCGTATCACCGACCGCGTAATCCCCTACTGGCGCATCAAACATTTCTGTTAGTTTTTGTGTGGCTTTTGTTTGTGTATCATAAATATACACATGACCATGCGTTGCGCTTTTAAACGTAAGATCGGCACCACCAAACGCGATATAACGGTCATCAAATGAAAATGCCGTGTCTCCGTAATAGCCGTCTTCATCGATTAGTAGTGTTTCAACTTTCGTCTCCACATCTACTAAATAAAGCGGTGTACGGAATACGTCGTCTGTATTGTCGACACGGTTTACCGCCATGACAAGTGTTTTGCCATCATGTGAAATACCTTGTAGGCTGTGCGAATACGGTTCATCTGTAAATGCCGTTATTTCTTTTGAAGCGACGTCGACAAGAGCGATTTGGGCATAGCGTTCTTGAGGTAGAAGCCCGATGCTATCTGCTTTGTACTTCATTTTGCCAACGACATAAGCTTTCGGGAATTTTTTGTCATCCTTCTCTTCCTCATCGGTAATCGCTAACCCTTTTTTAACAGATGTCGTTATCCACACTTTTTCACCGCATGGGCTCCATAAAAATGAATTGACGCAGTTTGGTAAGGTTGTCACTTCCTCTGCTTCCCCACCGCGGCTATTTAATATGTATAGCTGTTGCTTGTCGCCGCGCTTTGCTAAAAATGCAACCTTTTTGCCGTTTGGTGACCAAGCCGGACTTGATACGCGCTCGTTGCCATAAGTCCACTGCGTAATCTCACCTGACTCAAGCTCAATGTGAAATAAATGCGCATTGTAGTTGTTTTCTTTTTCATTGATTTGTGTGCGAATAAACAACGCTTGTTGTTCATTTGGCGCTAAAATCGGGTTGGTGATTGATTGCAATTCAAATAGGCTTTCTTTTGTTACAAAGTTTGTCATAAGGCACCCCTCAACTATTTCGGATTTCGTAATACAAAAAGCTTATCATTTTTTAATTGAAATTTCAAAATTCTGGTTCATCCCCCTAAGTTCAGAGCCATTCTGCTGCGCTACGGGGATAACGCGTTGAATTGAGATAATTTTAAGCTCGCGTCCGTTGCACTTCGTTCCGGGGCAGGCTTTTCTGGGGGCGTGGCTCCAACTAACTTTTGATGCCTCTTACGGTGGCATCAAAAGTGGATTTTCCGCGTACGCTTAATCCCCTAGAAGTCCGCTCCTTCACTCCGTACAACTCTATTTTTCGAAGCAAGTTTAGTGAGAACTCACCCTTCGCTCCGCATCACTCTACTTTGGAATAAAGCCGGATTCTGTAAAAAATGATGAAACATAGCATGTCCCTTTTAAAATAGTGCTACTTATATCAAACGGTAATATAAAAGAACCTTTCAATAAATGAATTTTCAATCAGCACAGCTTTAATTAAGTACATTTAATTTAGAAAGAATAACTTTTTTACCATCTGCCGCCTCGCGATAGCGCAAGCGGCTTGATTTTTTGTTTTTACTTTACTTTATAACGAAAGTAAAAGTTTATGATTGGCGGGCCTCGCATGCGGCATTAGAGAAAGTGGTAGAGACACGTACGACGTGGCTCTAACGCTTTCATGCCGTTGCCCGCCAATAAAAATGCAAAACTTTATACGAAAAACACCCCGAGGTATGGTGATGAACTAAAATTCTACTCCAAAAAAACACCTATTACAGTTTTACGGTGCAATAGGTGTCAGACATTATGCTTTTGTTGCTTCTTTTAGCGTACGGCGCAGAATTTTGCCGGTTGTGTTTTTTGGTAGCTCATCTAAAATTTCGATAACTGACGGTACTTTGTATTTTACAATATGCTTCGCGCAGTATTCTTTAATACTTTCGACTGTAACTGTCGGATCTTTTAACACGACATACGCGTGTACGGCTTCACCGAAGTTTGGATCTGGGAAGCCGACTACTGCTGCTTCAACAATTCCATTATGCGAATAAAGCACTTCTTCCACTTCACGTGGATATACATTGAACCCACCGACAATAATTAAATCCTTTTTGCGGTCAACGATGTAGAAATAGTCCTCTTCATCTTTACGCGCTAGATCGCCTGTGTATAACCAACCATCACGAATAGCTGCAGCTGTGTCTTCTGGCATTTTATAATAGCCCTTCATGACGTTCGGTCCGCGTACGATTAATTCGCCCACTTCTCCAACTGCAACTTCCTCTCCGTTTTCGTCAACAACTTTATTTTCTACGTTAACAATTGACGGTCCAATTGAGCCGGGCTTGCGCTCACGGTCGATTGGGTTAAAGCACGTAACCGGTGATGCTTCTGATAACCCGTAACCCTCTGATACACGTACATTAAACTTCTGCTCAAAGTTATGTAACAGGGATACAGGTAACGAAGAACCACCTGAAATGGCTAAGCGTAAATTTGAGAATGCGCTTACATCGCCACCATCAAATTGATACAAGAAATTAAACATCGTCGGAACACCTGCAAATACCGTTGCTTTGTAAGCCGCCGCTAAATCAAAAATTTCCACTGGGCTAAAGCGTGGAGCTAGAAGAATTGTCGCCCCGCGCGTTAATGGTGCATTGACAACTACCGTTAACGCAAATACGTGGAATACAGGCAGAGTCGCAATAATACGGTCATCCGTTGTTATTTTTAAATAGTCCCCAATATCACGTGCGTTTGAATATAAATTGTTATGCGTCAGCATCGCGCCTTTTGGATGCCCCGTTGTACCCGATGTATACAAAATAATTGCGGTATCATCTGGCGACACGTCAACCGGGTCCACCGAACGCGAAGACCCTGCTAACACTTGTGTAAATAATGTTGTTTTGGCTTTCGCACCGTCTGATAATGCGGCATATTTCTCTCCAATATCCGGTGTCGTTTCACAAACAATGTAATTTGTTACTTGTGGTAATCCTTGCACCCCTGCTTCCACAAGCGGTAATAATAAGTCTAGCGCGATGACAACTTTCACATCACCATTTTTTAAAATGTATGAAATTTCATCTGGCGTATAAATCGGATTCACCGGAATCGCGACTGCCCCAATACGCATTGACGCGTATAAGCTAATGATGAAATGCGGTGTATTGCCGAGTAAAAAGGCGATATGATCCCCTTTTTGTACACCCATATCCTCTAGCGCACCTGCAAAGCGAGCAATCGTTTGCTCAAGCTCTCCGTAAGATGTGCCCTTCCCTAAAAAGTGATACGCTGTTTTTTCTGGTTGTTCGAAAGCTTGTTGCCTTACTTTTTCAACTAAATTCAATACACCCATCCCCTTTATGCGTGAAATGAAAGAATATTCACTTTAGTAGAATTATAAAATAAGTATATTAATAAAACAATACAAAAATCTCTTTTATACTTAAATTTTGTTCCTAATGTGAATATTTTAGTTGAAAACTATCCTTTAATATGTGAAATATAGCGCCAGCGAATTAAGAAAAAGTACACAATTTGAATAAAGCTAAAGCAGGTAAATGCAAAAATGAGTTCTTTTACAATAGATAAGTTCATCACATCATTTAATACCGTCTGTACAACATAAAACGCAAATGCACTATGCACAAGGGCTAATCCCCACGGCAGGAAAAATTGAATGACTAAATTGCGTGTCACAAGTCGTTTCATTTCCTTATCGGTTAATCCAATCCTTCTTAGTGTATCGAATTGTTTCTTTTCACGATCAAGGTTGGCATAGATTTTGAAATAAACAAAGCTGCCCGATGCGAGTAAAAATACGGCCACTACTAAAATGCCAACAAGTGTCAGTAACGAATACGTCGCTAATATATAAGAATAATTTAAACCTGCATTTTCAAAATAAAAGGGTAGTGAATATTCATCGTTTAATACGTATTCTCTTGCGACCATTTGCTGAATACCTAACCCAATGAATTCCGTTTCAGTCCAGTTCGGAATATCAAACGTAAATAAATGATAGCCTGGCTCCACATTGGGAGAGCGTTCGAAGTCTTTTTCAAGCTTTGCAAAATCCTCATCGCTAATAATGATCGAGTTACTGCTAATCATCGCAGCCGGGAAAAACATTTTTGGATATACGCTATTAATCGTAAGTGGCACACTATTTTCCTTTAACACCGTATGCACAACCGTCTCGCGTAGCTCCTTAATTGAATCCTCCGAATATGGAATAAACATCGCTTCACCGCGCTCTAAGCTGACAAGCGGGTATTTATACGAAAACAGCAGGTGGTTAATATCCGTCTCTCGGAATATTTCTACGGGATTAGAGGTGAAGGTAGACGTTTGACGCACAACGGAAAAACGCGTCATATGATAGCTAATGTCGCCCTCTTCTAACTCTTCAATAAGCGACAATACATGCTCTACTTCATATGGGTTGTCTACTTCCCCTTTATAAATAATGCCGATTGGATTAAGTTTATCGTACTGCGATGTATACGATGACATCGCCGACAAGATGCCTACCGTTAAAAACGCCAGCGTCGAGACAAGCGTCACAATGAAAAACATGCGCGAATTAATGCGCAGCACTTGTACCTGCTCTGCAATAGACAAGAGACGAGAACGCTTCCAATAAATATGCTTTCTACGCTTCACCAGGTCGAGAATAAGCAATGTCGTATCCGTAAAGAAGTAATACGTCCCAAACGTCACAAAAATTGGAATAAGGAGCGTATACGTGAATAAAGATGATTTCGTAGTAAATAGTGCCAAGCTATAGCCAATTGCAATTAACCCAATTCCAAAAATCGCATGGCGCTTTGAATACGTGGATTCGATAGTAACAGACTGCTGCCCACGAATTAAATCGCGAATTTTCAAATCCGGAATAAACAGCATACTAATTGTTGAAATAACAATGAATGCGCTTAAATAAACAAACAGTGTCAATACAAATGGCTCCCACGATAAATACAAGGGCAA
The sequence above is a segment of the Solibacillus sp. FSL H8-0523 genome. Coding sequences within it:
- a CDS encoding enoyl-CoA hydratase-related protein — translated: MNTVKYEQKDFIAYVTLDRPEMLNAFNFDMLEQLRKVIESIHIHPDIRLVIITGAGDKAFSVGADLKERKTLPDSLVRRNLNRFGEVFTLIEQLPQPTICMLNGYAFGGGLELALACDFRIAADSITLGLTETSLGIIPGAGGTQRLPRLIGEAKALELILTAKRMTAAEALQYGVLTKVAPREQLQEVTTAFAAAILKNAPIAIQQAKFAVKQGIKTDIQTGLQIERKAYELTIPTEDRIEALNAFAEKRSPQFKGK
- a CDS encoding VTT domain-containing protein; its protein translation is MSIIYGLIDFILHIDEHLVDIIQQFGNWSYGILFSIVFVETGVVIMPFLPGDSLLFASGTLAALGAFNLYTLLIVFFVAAVIGDTVNYHIGHKVGMSIPENSFIGRVINRERLEIAQNFFNKHGGKTIVIARFMPFIRTFIPFVAGASRMHYRYFLFYNVLGAFLWVMSCTLLGYFFGNIPIIKDNFSVVLILIIVISVLPAIIGALKARKK
- a CDS encoding S9 family peptidase; translation: MTNFVTKESLFELQSITNPILAPNEQQALFIRTQINEKENNYNAHLFHIELESGEITQWTYGNERVSSPAWSPNGKKVAFLAKRGDKQQLYILNSRGGEAEEVTTLPNCVNSFLWSPCGEKVWITTSVKKGLAITDEEEKDDKKFPKAYVVGKMKYKADSIGLLPQERYAQIALVDVASKEITAFTDEPYSHSLQGISHDGKTLVMAVNRVDNTDDVFRTPLYLVDVETKVETLLIDEDGYYGDTAFSFDDRYIAFGGADLTFKSATHGHVYIYDTQTKATQKLTEMFDAPVGDYAVGDTQQAASAPTVMWTENNDLYFQVSTEGDVRLYYATLEGALYPASPEQEHVYGYAIFKNGNRALMTVSNPTFPGELFDFDITTGERKQLTHFNAAFLENTTLSSPEAIVYTAQDGLTVHGWMMKPANYVEGGKYPLIVEVHGGPHTLYANTFFHEIQLLAAQGYGVLYVNPRGSHGYSQSFVDAVRGDYGGGDYRDIMDGVDYALANYDWIDESRLGLTGGSYGGFMTNWAVGHTNRFKAAVTQRSISNWISFNGVSDIGYYFAEWQMLADMNNVEKLWHHSPLKYAANVETPLLILHSERDFRCPIEQAEQFYITLKRMGKEVGFVRFPESDHNLSRTGIPSLRVERLAQITGWFDKYL
- a CDS encoding fatty acid--CoA ligase family protein, with product MNLVEKVRQQAFEQPEKTAYHFLGKGTSYGELEQTIARFAGALEDMGVQKGDHIAFLLGNTPHFIISLYASMRIGAVAIPVNPIYTPDEISYILKNGDVKVVIALDLLLPLVEAGVQGLPQVTNYIVCETTPDIGEKYAALSDGAKAKTTLFTQVLAGSSRSVDPVDVSPDDTAIILYTSGTTGHPKGAMLTHNNLYSNARDIGDYLKITTDDRIIATLPVFHVFALTVVVNAPLTRGATILLAPRFSPVEIFDLAAAYKATVFAGVPTMFNFLYQFDGGDVSAFSNLRLAISGGSSLPVSLLHNFEQKFNVRVSEGYGLSEASPVTCFNPIDRERKPGSIGPSIVNVENKVVDENGEEVAVGEVGELIVRGPNVMKGYYKMPEDTAAAIRDGWLYTGDLARKDEEDYFYIVDRKKDLIIVGGFNVYPREVEEVLYSHNGIVEAAVVGFPDPNFGEAVHAYVVLKDPTVTVESIKEYCAKHIVKYKVPSVIEILDELPKNTTGKILRRTLKEATKA